The following are encoded together in the Juglans microcarpa x Juglans regia isolate MS1-56 chromosome 2D, Jm3101_v1.0, whole genome shotgun sequence genome:
- the LOC121250555 gene encoding LOW QUALITY PROTEIN: diacylglycerol lipase-alpha (The sequence of the model RefSeq protein was modified relative to this genomic sequence to represent the inferred CDS: inserted 1 base in 1 codon), which yields MSFSCGVECVLLLGCTRWAWKRCTYVGSDDSATWTLATPEEFERVPXICRLILAVYEPDLRNPQFPPSGGYRLNPDWVVKRVTYEQTLGNAPPYLIYCDRDRREIVIAIRGLNLSKESDYKLLLDNRLGMQMFDGGYVHHGLLNSAIWILNQESDTLSRLWKETDCDYDMIFTGHSLGSGVAALLTVIVVNHRDRLAGIPRSKIRCYAVAPARCMSLNLAVKYADVIYSIVLQDDFLPRTATPLEDIFKSIFCLPCLLFLVCLRDTFIPEGRKLKDPRRLYAPGRMYHIVERKFCRCGRFPPEVRTAIPVEGRFEHIVLSCNATSDHGIVWIEREAEKALQRMRESIPQTVTTAPKIQKLERLQTIEKEHKDALERAVSLNVPHAVTAPEEEEEEVPSQDNEEAESSGSQNEDALKTKSKSTGEGTKWDEVVEKLFKKNESGELHPKREAHAPQ from the exons ATGTCCTTCTCATGCGGTGTCGAATGCGTGCTTTTACTCGGCTGCACCCGTTGGGCTTGGAAGCGCTGCACCTACGTCGGTTCCGACGATAGCGCCACCTGGACTTTAGCTACACCTGAGGAGTTCGAGCGTGTGC GCATCTGCCGCCTCATCCTCGCCGTCTACGAGCCTGACCTCCGCAACCCCCAGTTCCCCCCCTCCGGCGGCTACCGACTCAACCCTGACTGGGTCGTCAAGCGCGTCACCTACGAGCAAACCCTTGGTAATGCGCCCCCTTACCTCATTTACTGCGACCGCGACCGCCGTGAGATCGTCATCGCCATCCGTGGCCTTAATCTCTCCAAAGAGAGCGACTACAAACTTCTTTTGGACAACCGCTTGGGTATGCAGATGTTCGACGGCGGCTACGTCCACCACGGCCTCTTGAATTCGGCGATCTGGATTCTCAACCAGGAGTCCGACACCCTCAGCCGGCTCTGGAAAGAGACTGACTGCGACTACGATATGATATTCACCGGGCATTCGCTCGGCTCTGGAGTGGCCGCTCTTTTGACCGTGATCGTGGTGAACCACAGGGACCGCCTCGCCGGCATCCCGAGGAGTAAGATCCGCTGCTACGCGGTTGCACCCGCCAGGTGTATGTCGCTCAATCTGGCTGTCAAGTATGCGGATGTGATATACTCCATCGTCTTGCAG GATGATTTCTTACCAAGAACAGCCACACCCTTGGAAGATATATTCAAGTCTATCTTCTG CTTGCCCTGCTTGTTATTTTTGGTATGCTTGAGGGATACCTTCATCCCAGAAGGTAGAAAGCTTAAGGATCCAAGAAGACTATATGCACCTGGAAGAATGTACCATATCGTAGAGAGAAAATTTTGCAG ATGCGGGAGGTTTCCTCCAGAGGTCAGAACAGCCATTCCTGTTGAAGGGAGATTTGAACATATTGTCTTGTCCTGTAATGCAACATCTGATCATGGAATTGTTTGGATAGAAAGAGAAGCAGAAAAGGCTCTACAA agaatgagagaaagcaTTCCCCAGACGGTAACAACTGCTCCAAAAATACAGAAACTCGAGAGGTTGCAGACCATTGAAAAAGAACACAAAGATGCGCTGGAAAGAGCTGTCAGTTTGAATGTGCCTCACGCCGTGACCGCccctgaggaggaggaggaggaggtacCATCTCAGGACAACGAAGAAGCAGAGTCTTCGGGGAGTCAGAATGAAGATGCCTTAAAAACCAAGTCAAAGTCTACTGGTGAAGGGACTAAATGGGATGAAGTGGTTGAAAAGCTTTTCAAGAAGAATGAATCGGGAGAACTGCATCCAAAAAGAGAAGCACATGCGCCACAATAA